The following are encoded together in the Populus trichocarpa isolate Nisqually-1 chromosome 5, P.trichocarpa_v4.1, whole genome shotgun sequence genome:
- the LOC18109913 gene encoding chlorophyllase-1, chloroplastic isoform X2, giving the protein METRLVFLLAALLATALLESKPVLPTLASEADHSVWAEVGVFETGNFHPIQSDVGTASSCSPPRSLLIFRPEEKGTYPVILFHHGTGCQNSWYTDVFKFISSHGYIVVAPQLYGLKPPSGQDELDSAAEVANWLPSGLRCVLPEDIEGDIHNLALAGHSRGGYIAFALALGLADVSLDVDFSALIGVDPVAGTSKTNQMEPKILNYESCSFNFSIPVAIIGTGLGNKPAFPILPQTCAPDGVSHTEIFNECKPPCSHFVTTDYGHMDVLDDDIGLIGEGARAMCKGSRWGVSRDPMRRTVGGVSVAFLEAFFKGNYTDYNKILQKPNYFAPATLDPVQNKSEGTSCSSLSAMSVDEL; this is encoded by the exons atggaaacaCGCTTGGTATTTCTTTTGGCAGCGTTGTTGGCAACAGCACTGCTGGAATCTAAGC CTGTTTTGCCAACACTAGCGTCTGAAGCTGATCACTCTGTTTGGGCAGAAGTTGGTGTTTTCGAAACAGGAAATTTTCACCCAATACAATCTGATGTAGGAACAGCCTCTAGCTGTTCACCTCCTAGATCCTTGTTGATTTTTAGGCCAGAAGAAAAGGGCACGTATCCTGTCATCTTGTTTCACCACGGCACAGGCTGCCAGAACTCTTGGTACACTGATGTTTTCAAATTCATCTCTTCTCATGGATACATAGTGGTCGCACCGCAG TTATACGGATTGAAACCACCTAGCGGACAAGACGAGCTTGACTCGGCAGCAGAAGTGGCAAACTGGTTACCCTCAGGTCTCCGGTGTGTGCTACCTGAAGATATTGAAGGGGACATACACAACCTTGCTCTTGCAGGCCACAGTAGGGGTGGATACATTGCATTTGCTCTTGCACTTGGGCTTGCCGATGTTTCCTTAGACGTTGACTTTTCAGCGCTGATAGGAGTAGACCCCGTTGCGGGGACTTCCAAAACTAATCAGATGGAGCCCAAAATACTCAATTACGAATCTTGCTCTTTTAACTTTTCGATTCCTGTCGCCATAATTGGTACTGGGTTAGGCAATAAGCCAGCCTTCCCCATCTTACCGCAGACGTGTGCTCCAGATGGGGTGAGCCACACGGAGATTTTCAATGAGTGCAAACCTCCATGTAGCCATTTTGTTACTACAGACTATGGCCACATGGACGTTTTAGATGACGATATAGGTCTAATTGGGGAAGGAGCCCGAGCGATGTGCAAGGGGTCTCGGTGGGGGGTTAGCAGGGATCCCATGAGAAGAACTGTAGGTGGCGTTTCTGTCGCCTTTTTAGAGGCTTTCTTCAAAGGCAACTACACGGACTACAACAAAATTCTGCAAAAACCTAATTATTTTGCTCCTGCAACACTTGATCCAGTCCAGAACAAAAGTGAAGGGACATCGTGCTCAAGTTTATCTGCAATGTCCGTTGATGAACTCTAG
- the LOC18109913 gene encoding chlorophyllase-1, chloroplastic isoform X1, which yields MHRKKMETPLVFLLAALLATVLLEYKPVLPTLASEADHSVWAEVGVFETGNFHPIQSDVGTASSCSPPRSLLIFRPEEKGTYPVILFHHGTGCQNSWYTDVFKFISSHGYIVVAPQLYGLKPPSGQDELDSAAEVANWLPSGLRCVLPEDIEGDIHNLALAGHSRGGYIAFALALGLADVSLDVDFSALIGVDPVAGTSKTNQMEPKILNYESCSFNFSIPVAIIGTGLGNKPAFPILPQTCAPDGVSHTEIFNECKPPCSHFVTTDYGHMDVLDDDIGLIGEGARAMCKGSRWGVSRDPMRRTVGGVSVAFLEAFFKGNYTDYNKILQKPNYFAPATLDPVQNKSEGTSCSSLSAMSVDEL from the exons ATGCacagaaagaaaatggaaacaCCCTTGGTATTTCTTTTGGCAGCGTTGTTGGCAACAGTGCTGCTGGAATATAAGCCTGTTTTGCCAACACTAGCGTCTGAAGCTGATCACTCTGTTTGGGCAGAAGTTGGTGTTTTCGAAACAGGAAATTTTCACCCAATACAATCTGATGTAGGAACAGCCTCTAGCTGTTCACCTCCTAGATCCTTGTTGATTTTTAGGCCAGAAGAAAAGGGCACGTATCCTGTCATCTTGTTTCACCACGGCACAGGCTGCCAGAACTCTTGGTACACTGATGTTTTCAAATTCATCTCTTCTCATGGATACATAGTGGTCGCACCGCAG TTATACGGATTGAAACCACCTAGCGGACAAGACGAGCTTGACTCGGCAGCAGAAGTGGCAAACTGGTTACCCTCAGGTCTCCGGTGTGTGCTACCTGAAGATATTGAAGGGGACATACACAACCTTGCTCTTGCAGGCCACAGTAGGGGTGGATACATTGCATTTGCTCTTGCACTTGGGCTTGCCGATGTTTCCTTAGACGTTGACTTTTCAGCGCTGATAGGAGTAGACCCCGTTGCGGGGACTTCCAAAACTAATCAGATGGAGCCCAAAATACTCAATTACGAATCTTGCTCTTTTAACTTTTCGATTCCTGTCGCCATAATTGGTACTGGGTTAGGCAATAAGCCAGCCTTCCCCATCTTACCGCAGACGTGTGCTCCAGATGGGGTGAGCCACACGGAGATTTTCAATGAGTGCAAACCTCCATGTAGCCATTTTGTTACTACAGACTATGGCCACATGGACGTTTTAGATGACGATATAGGTCTAATTGGGGAAGGAGCCCGAGCGATGTGCAAGGGGTCTCGGTGGGGGGTTAGCAGGGATCCCATGAGAAGAACTGTAGGTGGCGTTTCTGTCGCCTTTTTAGAGGCTTTCTTCAAAGGCAACTACACGGACTACAACAAAATTCTGCAAAAACCTAATTATTTTGCTCCTGCAACACTTGATCCAGTCCAGAACAAAAGTGAAGGGACATCGTGCTCAAGTTTATCTGCAATGTCCGTTGATGAACTCTAG